One genomic segment of Bombina bombina isolate aBomBom1 chromosome 4, aBomBom1.pri, whole genome shotgun sequence includes these proteins:
- the LOC128656331 gene encoding integumentary mucin A.1, with the protein MERLALIKTFLVFSGVLLQMSYVHGVTSSPDANLVSNTTTTLHIAPNATTHAPNTTTPHTTPNTTTHAPNTTTTPHTTPNTTTHAPNTTTTPHTTPNTTTHAPNTTTTPHTTPNTTTHAPNTTTHHTTVNTTTTPGTKPPTPTLPPKPTPPSIGNYSVKMDKDKGPCIIAVMGLELELDKV; encoded by the coding sequence GAGTATTACTACAGATGAGTTATGTGCATGGAGTAACATCATCACCTGATGCCAATCTAGTATCCAATACTACAACAACCCTACATATAGCACCTAATGCAACCACTCATGCACCCAACACAACAACTCCTCATACAACACCTAATACAACCACTCATGCACCCAACACAACAACAACTCCTCATACAACACCTAATACAACCACTCATGCACCCAACACAACAACAACTCCTCATACAACACCTAATACAACCACTCATGCACCCAACACAACAACAACTCCTCATACAACACCTAATACAACCACTCATGCACCCAACACAACAACTCATCATACAACAGTTAATACAACCACTACACCTGGCACTAAACCACCAACTCCAACATTGCCACCAAAACCAACACCACCTTCCATTGGAAACTACTCTGTAAAAATGGATAAAGATAAAGGACCCTGCATAATTGCAGTGATGGGATTGGAGCTAGAACTGGATAAGGTATGA